Part of the Candidatus Rokuibacteriota bacterium genome, ACTGCCTCCCCATGGGCGACCCTGGGTGGCTCTGCTTGGCCGGCCGTTGACACAGGCCGTGGTGCACGTCGTCGGGCGTCAACAGGGCGGGTCCCGTGGGGTGGTTCCGGCGCCGGTCCCTCCCCAAGCGCCCCTACCCGAGTGGCCGCCGGGCCGGCCACCGGGGCCGAGCACAGTGCTTGTCGCACCCCCCTCCTGTCTCACCACCCCTATTCTCTATAGGGGCTGAGACAGGTGAGGCAGGGTTCCTGAAGTGTGGTCGGGGTGAGAGGATTTGAACCTCCGACTCCCTGCTCCCAAAGCAGGTGCGCTACCAGGCTGCGCTACACCCCGACACGGACACGCGCAGTATACCGTCCGGCGCGCGGGCGGTTCAAGGCGGCGCGGCGCCGGCCCGCCAGCGGAGCAGCAGGGCGCGCGCGCGGCCGAGCGCCCGGCCGCGGTGGCTCACGGCGTTCTTGGCCTCGGCCGTAATCTCGGCGAAGGTGGCGCGGAGCGGCGGGTAATAGAAGATCGGGTCGTAGCCGAAGCCGCCGCCGCCGCGCGGCGCCTCGAGCAGCAGGCCCGCGACGATGCCCTCCACCGTGGCCTCGCGCCCGCCGGGCTCGCAGAGGGCGATGACGCAGCGGTAGCGCGCGGTGCGCCCGGCGGGCGGCACGCCGGCGAGCTCCCCGAGCATGACGGCGCAGCGCTCGGCGTCGGAGAGGCCCGGCCCGCCGTAGCGCGCCGAGAGCAGCCCGGGCCGGCCGCCGAGGGCGTCAACCTCGATGCCGGAGTCATCCGCCAGGCTGAGCGCCCCCGTGGCGGCAGCGACGGCCCGCGCCTTGCCGAGGGCGTTGTCGGCATAGGAGGCCTCGCCCTCGGGGGGGAGGACGACGCCGGGGTAGTCCGCGAGCGAGCGGATCCGGAAGGGGACGCCCTCGAGGAGCGCGGCCATCTCGCCCGCCTTGGCGCGATTGGCCGTCGCCAGGACGAGCGGCGGCTCAGAGGGCGAAGACCTTCTCCGCTCGGGCCCCGCGGGCACGCTGCTGGAGGGAGACGAGCTGGGCGATGCCGCCGCCGGCCAGGGCGAGCATCTGATCGAGCCGGTCGCGGCCGAAGGGCGCCTGCTCGGCGGTGCCCTGCACCTCCACGAAGGCGCCGGCGGCCGTCATCACCACGTTCATGTCCACCTCGGCGGTCGAGTCCTCGATGTAGTCGAGATCCAGCACGGGCCGGCCGCCGATGATGCCCACGCTCACCGCCGCCACGCACTCACGCAGCGGCGAGCCAGGCAGCGTCCTCGCCTCCACCAGCCGGCCGAGGGCATCCGCCAGCGCCACCCAGGCCCCCGTGATGGCCGCCGTGCGCGTGCCGCCATCGGCCTGGATCACGTCGCAATCCATCCACACGGTGCGCTCGCCCAGCTTCGTCATGTCCACCACCGACCGGAGGGATCGGCCCACGAGCCGCTGGATCTCCTGGGAGCGCCCGCTGGGGCTACCGCGCTCGCGCCCCGTGCGCGTGTTGGTGGAGCGCGGCAGCATGCCGTACTCGGCCGTGACCCAGCCCTTGCCCTGCCCCTTGAGGAAGCGCGGCACCTGCTCCTCGACGGAGGCCGTGCAGATGACCTTGGTGTCGCCGAACTCCACGAGCACCGACCCCTCGGGGTGGCGCAGGTAGTCGCGCGTGAGCGTGACGGGGCGGAGCTGCTCCGCGCGGCGGCCGTCGTGCCGCGGGGCGGGAGCGCTCATGCATCGATCCTTGGCGCACGTTCGCCAGTCTGATCGTCACGCCTGAATGTGGAAAACCTCGCGTGGCGGTTGGGCCTCTTCGCGCAAGCGCCTTCTTCGTCACGCCTGAATGTGGAAAACCTCGCGTGGCGGTTGGGCCTCTTCGCGCAAGCGCTCATCGGGGGGGGGGCGTCCGCTCCGCGCGGGCGCGGGCCGCCTGGGCCGTGCGCATGCGCTGGTCCCAGCGACGCTTGTACTCGCTGAGGCCGGCATAGATGGCGCGGGCGGCGGCCTCCCGGTACTCGGAGGTGGCGAGCTTGCGCTCCTCCCGGGGATTGGTGAGGAAGCCGATCTCCACGAGGATGGCGGGCATGGCCGCGCCGCCCAGGACGTAGAAGCCGGCCTGCTTGACCCCGCGGTTCACGAGGCGCATGGACTGCGTCATGGAGTCCTGCACCGTCTCGGCCAGGAAGCTCGACTCCTGCTGGAACTCGGACTGGGCGAGGTCCCAGAGGATGCTCCGGAGGAGGTCCGTCTTCTGACGGGAGGCCGGCGTCTCGAGCTGCACCGCGCCGTTCTCGATGGCCGCCACCTGGCGCGCCTCGGTGTCGCTGGCCTCGGAGGAGAGGAAGTAGGTCTCCACCCCCTCGGACACCGCGCGGGGGTGGGCATTGGCGTGAATGGACACGAAGAGGTCGGCGCGCTGCTTGTTGGCGAAGTTGGTGCGCTCGCGCAGCGGGATGAACACGTCCGTACTCCGCGTCAGCGCCACCTTGACGCCGAGCCCGTCCTCCGCCATGCGCGCGACCCGGCGGGTCACGTCCAGCACCACCTCCTTCTCCTGGAGCCCGCTCGGCCCCACGGCGCCCGGGTCGTGGCCGCCGTGACCTGCATCCAGCACGATGAGCCGGAGTGGCTCCATGCCGGGCCCGGCGCCGTCCGGGCCGGCGGGCTGCTTCGGACGGTGGATGTCGATCACGATGCGGGGCGGATCCTGGAGGGTGAAGTCCTTGACCTCTCCGGCCCGACTGGCCAGGGCCACGCGCAGCACGGCATCGCCATTGGCAGGCGCGAGCCTCAGCCCGTCGACGAGACCATCGTCCACCTCCTGGGCCTGCGGCGCCTGGAGCCCGAGGCCTGCGAGGCGCACGCGGACCTCGTCCCGGCTCGCCTCCACGGTGTAGGGGATGGCCCCCGCCGTCTCGATGACGACGCGCGTGAAGGACGGATAGGAGCGCAGCCGCAGGTCCTCGAAGGCCACGGAGGGGCGCTGGGGCCGGGGTGGGGGCTTGGGCGCGGCGGC contains:
- a CDS encoding non-canonical purine NTP pyrophosphatase, encoding MAALLEGVPFRIRSLADYPGVVLPPEGEASYADNALGKARAVAAATGALSLADDSGIEVDALGGRPGLLSARYGGPGLSDAERCAVMLGELAGVPPAGRTARYRCVIALCEPGGREATVEGIVAGLLLEAPRGGGGFGYDPIFYYPPLRATFAEITAEAKNAVSHRGRALGRARALLLRWRAGAAPP
- the rph gene encoding ribonuclease PH, producing the protein MSAPAPRHDGRRAEQLRPVTLTRDYLRHPEGSVLVEFGDTKVICTASVEEQVPRFLKGQGKGWVTAEYGMLPRSTNTRTGRERGSPSGRSQEIQRLVGRSLRSVVDMTKLGERTVWMDCDVIQADGGTRTAAITGAWVALADALGRLVEARTLPGSPLRECVAAVSVGIIGGRPVLDLDYIEDSTAEVDMNVVMTAAGAFVEVQGTAEQAPFGRDRLDQMLALAGGGIAQLVSLQQRARGARAEKVFAL
- a CDS encoding N-acetylmuramoyl-L-alanine amidase codes for the protein MSGWLLCAALLAMWSGATEAARPATIELRSKSGALGSLTQTALGEGGVYVSAERLAALLKGTWKVKGSRGTLTVGSRSASFTQNQSRITLLGAPVTLQSPPRVGSAGWLLPDDFLGKGLAKLAPGVMLVRVAAAAPKPPPRPQRPSVAFEDLRLRSYPSFTRVVIETAGAIPYTVEASRDEVRVRLAGLGLQAPQAQEVDDGLVDGLRLAPANGDAVLRVALASRAGEVKDFTLQDPPRIVIDIHRPKQPAGPDGAGPGMEPLRLIVLDAGHGGHDPGAVGPSGLQEKEVVLDVTRRVARMAEDGLGVKVALTRSTDVFIPLRERTNFANKQRADLFVSIHANAHPRAVSEGVETYFLSSEASDTEARQVAAIENGAVQLETPASRQKTDLLRSILWDLAQSEFQQESSFLAETVQDSMTQSMRLVNRGVKQAGFYVLGGAAMPAILVEIGFLTNPREERKLATSEYREAAARAIYAGLSEYKRRWDQRMRTAQAARARAERTPPPR